A region from the Arthrobacter roseus genome encodes:
- a CDS encoding malate:quinone oxidoreductase — protein MTANIATDHAAENVDVVLIGGGIMSATLGTFLKQLQPDWSISLFERLDQAGLESSDPWNNAGTGHSALCELNYTPAAKDGSVDPAKAVKINEQFHVSRQFWSHLISKGHIGPARNFINPLPHMSFVWGDWQAEYLQRRFEALRSQPLFKTIEHSEDHATLADWTPLVMKDRDPSQRVAGSRVVGGTDVDFGALSRELTSYLGTSGVDLNFGHDVDDLERSSSGGWNVKVKNRASGEKRTVHAKFVFVGAGGGALHLLQRSGIPEGRGFGGFPVSGQFLRCTNPDVVDQHNAKVYGLAGVGAPPMSVPHLDTRFVNGERSLLFGPYGGFSTKFLRNGSFLDLPTSVRPSNLVPMLAVAKDNLGLVKYLVTEVLKTRNAKNDALRAFFPSANADRWDLITAGQRVQVIKKDAKKGGILQFGTEVITSADGSIGALLGASPGASTAAPIMVDLLKRCFPKHMDAWEPKLREMIPGYDVKLNENESLADEIIAHTGKVLNLS, from the coding sequence TTGACTGCGAATATTGCGACGGACCACGCCGCTGAGAACGTTGATGTAGTACTAATTGGCGGCGGCATCATGAGTGCCACGCTGGGGACCTTCCTGAAGCAGTTGCAGCCCGATTGGAGCATCTCGCTTTTTGAGCGCCTGGATCAGGCTGGTCTGGAAAGCTCGGATCCGTGGAATAACGCAGGCACCGGCCATTCGGCTCTGTGTGAACTCAATTACACGCCCGCGGCCAAGGACGGTAGCGTCGATCCGGCCAAAGCGGTCAAGATCAACGAGCAGTTCCATGTATCCCGCCAGTTCTGGTCCCATCTCATCTCCAAAGGCCATATTGGGCCAGCACGTAACTTCATCAATCCTTTGCCACACATGAGTTTTGTCTGGGGCGATTGGCAAGCTGAGTACCTGCAACGCAGGTTTGAGGCGCTTCGCTCTCAGCCCCTGTTCAAGACCATTGAGCACTCGGAAGACCATGCGACCCTGGCCGACTGGACACCGTTGGTCATGAAGGACCGCGACCCATCCCAGCGCGTGGCCGGCTCACGAGTCGTCGGAGGAACCGACGTCGATTTTGGCGCACTGTCGCGGGAGCTCACCTCCTATCTCGGTACATCAGGCGTAGATCTGAACTTCGGTCATGACGTTGATGATCTGGAGCGCTCCTCCTCGGGCGGGTGGAACGTAAAAGTCAAGAATCGGGCCAGCGGTGAAAAGCGCACTGTCCATGCCAAGTTCGTCTTTGTCGGCGCTGGTGGTGGAGCGCTGCATCTGCTCCAGCGTTCGGGAATTCCCGAGGGCCGCGGCTTCGGCGGCTTCCCTGTCTCCGGCCAGTTTCTTCGGTGCACCAACCCGGACGTGGTTGACCAGCACAACGCCAAGGTCTATGGGCTGGCCGGCGTCGGTGCGCCGCCCATGTCAGTGCCTCACCTGGACACCCGTTTCGTCAATGGCGAGCGTTCTCTGCTGTTCGGTCCCTATGGCGGGTTCTCCACGAAGTTCCTCCGGAACGGATCCTTCCTCGACCTGCCGACGTCGGTTCGGCCATCGAACCTCGTTCCCATGCTGGCGGTAGCCAAGGATAATCTTGGCCTGGTCAAATATCTGGTGACGGAAGTCCTGAAGACCCGCAACGCAAAGAACGATGCGCTTCGGGCGTTCTTCCCGTCAGCCAACGCCGATCGCTGGGATCTGATCACTGCCGGTCAGCGTGTCCAGGTCATCAAGAAGGATGCCAAGAAGGGCGGAATTCTTCAGTTCGGCACGGAAGTCATCACCTCCGCTGATGGTTCCATAGGCGCACTGCTCGGTGCCTCTCCCGGAGCTTCAACGGCAGCACCAATCATGGTGGACCTCCTGAAGCGGTGTTTCCCGAAGCACATGGATGCTTGGGAGCCCAAGCTCCGGGAAATGATCCCTGGCTACGACGTCAAGCTCAATGAAAATGAGTCGCTGGCGGACGAGATTATTGCTCACACGGGTAAAGTGCTCAACCTTTCGTAG
- a CDS encoding efflux RND transporter permease subunit, with product MFRLAKLSLANRALIALITVFAAVFGVITMGSLKQELIPSLEFPQITVISAMPGASPEVVDKQVSEPLESALNAVEGLESSSSTSRTGISTVSLTFAYGTDLDRARGQVDRAISTAEQALPEDVAPNALAGSISDLPIVFMAVSSDQSLSELKSDLERLTIPRLQKIDGVRSAEVTGGTTRHIAVLPDQAKLTAAGLTTPDVLDALEKNGSLIPVGVLDTGEKALTIQIGSPIESLDDVRALPLPGENGPVPLGELASVSLENDDPASITRTNGEETLALSVTKTPDGDTVTISHEVTDLLNQLEEELGSGANITVVFDQAPFIEKSIEDLTTEGLLGLGFAVLVILVFLMSVRSTIVTAISIPLSLLITFIGLYTVGFSLNILTLGALTIAIGRVVDDSIVVIENIKRHLSYGEEKGAAILTAVREVSGAITASTLTTVAVFAPIAFVGDLAGELFRPFALTVTIALLASLAVALTIVPVLAYWFLRSKGHAHAAPLSRDEAEEREQRSLLQRGYLPILRRTQKHPVWTLVAGALVLIATVAMTPLMQTNLLGNTGQNSMSITQTLEPGSSLEYTLDEAKATEKLLGSIEGIEDVQLTIGNSTDLIGSSLAAGASTASFTVITNADSDQEALQNRVREKIKDSGAAGDVLVSASGGGFGMSSTIDVNVSAPSSDILRKASDQMLNQMEGLPGASEVSSNLAEGQPLVQIRVDRKKAVAAGLNEEQISSLTASTLSPIPAGTLRLEVTDYPVLVGKGVEPDSLEQLKALTLPTPAGPVPLTDVAEVEQVSVPLSITSANGERTARISITPAEDDLGSLSSAVAERVETLDLPPGATAEVGGAAEQQADSFGQLYLALLAAVAIVYVIMVATFKSLLQPLILLVSVPFAATGAIALLVITQVPLGLPSLIGMLMLVGIVVTNAIVLIDLINQYRQPHDGVGAMTVAEAVERGARQRLRPILMTALATVFALVPMALGLTGEGGFISQPLAIVVIGGLVSSTALTLVLVPVLYRLLEGRRERRQNAA from the coding sequence ATGTTCAGACTGGCAAAGCTTTCGCTGGCCAACAGGGCACTTATTGCCTTGATCACCGTGTTTGCTGCTGTCTTTGGTGTGATCACCATGGGTTCGCTCAAACAGGAGCTCATCCCGTCTCTTGAGTTCCCGCAGATCACGGTCATTTCGGCTATGCCGGGGGCATCGCCTGAGGTGGTTGACAAGCAAGTCAGTGAGCCGCTCGAAAGTGCCCTCAACGCCGTCGAGGGACTCGAATCCTCGTCCAGTACGTCGCGGACAGGAATTTCCACTGTCAGCCTGACTTTTGCCTACGGTACTGATTTGGACCGCGCACGCGGCCAGGTGGATCGCGCCATTTCGACTGCTGAGCAGGCACTACCGGAAGATGTAGCCCCCAATGCTCTGGCTGGCAGCATCAGTGACCTTCCGATTGTCTTCATGGCGGTGTCCTCGGATCAGTCGCTGAGTGAGCTCAAAAGTGACCTCGAGCGGCTGACGATCCCCCGTCTTCAGAAGATCGACGGCGTCCGCAGCGCAGAGGTCACCGGTGGCACAACCCGTCATATCGCGGTGCTCCCAGATCAGGCTAAATTGACGGCTGCGGGCTTGACGACCCCGGACGTCCTTGATGCCCTGGAGAAGAATGGGTCCCTGATTCCGGTCGGCGTCCTGGACACTGGCGAGAAGGCGTTGACAATCCAGATCGGCAGCCCGATTGAGTCCCTCGATGATGTGCGTGCCCTTCCGCTGCCCGGTGAGAATGGACCGGTGCCGCTGGGCGAGCTGGCATCAGTCTCTCTTGAAAATGATGACCCAGCCTCCATCACCCGGACAAACGGCGAGGAGACCCTCGCGCTTTCGGTCACCAAAACCCCGGACGGCGACACCGTCACGATTTCGCATGAAGTGACGGACTTGCTGAACCAGCTCGAAGAAGAGTTGGGCAGCGGGGCCAACATCACTGTGGTCTTCGATCAGGCTCCCTTCATCGAGAAGTCCATCGAAGACCTGACCACGGAGGGTCTCTTGGGACTCGGGTTCGCCGTGTTGGTGATTTTGGTCTTCTTGATGTCAGTGCGCTCCACGATCGTGACTGCGATCTCCATTCCCCTGTCATTGCTCATAACGTTCATAGGCCTCTACACCGTTGGGTTCTCACTGAACATTCTCACGCTGGGCGCTCTGACGATTGCTATCGGCCGAGTGGTGGATGACTCCATTGTGGTGATCGAGAACATCAAGCGGCATTTGTCCTATGGAGAAGAAAAGGGCGCCGCTATTCTGACTGCTGTCAGAGAAGTCTCTGGCGCCATCACAGCCTCCACCCTGACTACTGTGGCCGTGTTCGCCCCCATTGCTTTCGTTGGGGACCTGGCCGGAGAACTTTTCCGCCCGTTCGCCCTCACAGTGACCATCGCGCTGCTGGCTTCACTCGCGGTTGCGTTGACCATCGTGCCCGTTCTTGCGTATTGGTTCCTACGCAGTAAGGGGCATGCCCATGCGGCTCCCTTATCGCGCGATGAGGCCGAGGAGCGGGAACAGCGTTCGCTGCTGCAGCGTGGGTATCTGCCCATTCTCCGCCGCACGCAGAAGCATCCGGTCTGGACACTGGTGGCTGGTGCTCTGGTGCTGATCGCTACAGTCGCGATGACCCCGCTCATGCAGACCAACCTGTTGGGCAATACCGGCCAGAACAGCATGAGTATCACTCAGACACTGGAGCCTGGTTCCAGCCTTGAGTACACCCTCGACGAGGCAAAAGCGACGGAGAAACTTCTCGGCTCAATAGAGGGCATCGAGGACGTGCAGCTGACTATCGGCAACTCCACGGACCTCATTGGCTCCTCGCTGGCGGCAGGTGCTTCAACGGCGTCGTTCACCGTCATCACCAATGCCGACTCTGATCAAGAGGCGCTGCAGAACAGAGTCCGGGAAAAGATTAAGGACAGCGGCGCCGCCGGAGACGTGCTCGTTTCAGCCAGTGGCGGCGGTTTTGGCATGAGCAGCACCATCGATGTCAACGTCAGCGCTCCCTCTTCGGACATTCTGCGCAAGGCTTCGGATCAGATGCTGAACCAGATGGAAGGTCTCCCTGGTGCCAGTGAAGTCTCGAGCAACCTTGCTGAGGGTCAACCGCTGGTCCAAATCCGGGTGGACCGCAAGAAGGCCGTTGCGGCCGGGCTCAATGAAGAGCAGATCTCGTCCTTGACTGCTAGTACTCTCAGCCCCATTCCCGCAGGTACGCTGCGACTCGAGGTCACCGACTACCCCGTGCTCGTGGGCAAGGGCGTGGAGCCGGACAGCCTGGAGCAGTTGAAGGCATTGACCCTACCGACCCCGGCCGGACCGGTGCCGCTGACGGACGTTGCTGAAGTGGAGCAGGTCTCTGTTCCGTTGTCGATCACCAGTGCCAACGGAGAGCGCACGGCTAGAATTTCGATCACCCCGGCAGAAGATGATCTAGGCAGTCTCAGTTCCGCGGTTGCGGAGCGGGTCGAGACGTTGGATCTTCCGCCTGGAGCAACAGCTGAGGTTGGCGGTGCAGCGGAGCAGCAGGCTGATTCGTTCGGGCAGCTTTACCTAGCGTTACTGGCCGCCGTCGCCATTGTCTACGTCATCATGGTCGCAACATTCAAGTCCCTGCTGCAACCGTTGATTCTGTTGGTTTCTGTTCCATTTGCGGCGACTGGGGCTATCGCGCTGTTGGTCATCACGCAGGTTCCGCTGGGACTGCCATCGCTGATTGGCATGCTGATGCTGGTGGGCATTGTGGTGACGAATGCAATTGTTCTGATCGACTTGATCAACCAGTACAGACAGCCTCACGATGGCGTGGGGGCCATGACCGTCGCGGAAGCCGTGGAACGAGGTGCACGTCAAAGATTGCGTCCCATCCTCATGACGGCGCTGGCCACCGTTTTCGCCCTGGTCCCGATGGCTCTGGGCTTGACCGGTGAGGGCGGCTTTATTTCCCAGCCACTGGCCATTGTGGTCATTGGCGGCTTGGTCTCCTCGACTGCTCTTACCCTGGTTCTGGTTCCCGTGTTGTACCGGTTACTGGAGGGTCGTCGTGAGCGCAGGCAGAACGCTGCCTGA